DNA from Candidatus Deferrimicrobiaceae bacterium:
GGCGGAAACCCTCCTCTCCATTCTGCAGGCCATGCGCTTCTCCCCCTTGCAGATCCACAAATTGATGGAGTTCCCTTTCGGGGGATACCCCCAGGGTGCAACCGATCCCGCCGGGAAAGCGTCCCTCTCCCCCGAAGGGGGGGAACCGGACATGCTTCCCCTTTCCGAGAGGCAAACGACGCAGCAGATCGGCGCCGGGGCTTCCACGTCCGAAGGAACCAGGGGGCAGACCGATCTGTTGCCCGATTCCCCGGAGGAGATCGCATCGAGCCTTGCGCTGTCCCTTCCGAAGATCCCCGTGAAGGGGAACGAGGATTTCTGGGAGATGACGCGGGCAATCGCCCTGCAGGCCGAGAAAAAGGCCTCGCGCATCGCGAGAAGGGACTCGGACCAGCCGCTCCTGTTCGAAAAAGAGCCGGAGGCGATCTACCAGTTCCTCGTCCGGAAGGGGAAAGTTCCCTCGTACATGTCGAAGGGAGAGACATTGTCGATGGAATTCGCGGCGGAGATCGACTACCGGGACCGCTTCCGGGGTGCCCTGCTGGGGGGAGCGATCGGGGAGATTCTGGGCAGGGCTTCCCAGGGGCTTTCGCCGCGGGACGTCCGGGAGCTGTTTGGAGGAATCGAACGGGCATCGGCGCACGCCGCCGGGAGGGGGCTGGGTCCGGACTATCCCCCCCCCGTTTGCCTGCTTCTGTCGGAGGCGCTTCTTGCGGCGCAGAGACTCGACCCCGAGAGGATCGCCGCCGAATACGGGAAGTTGCGCCGGATGCCGGGGACGGTGCACCAGGGGGAGTTTGCCCGCAATCTGGTCGATCGTGGGTTCCCCTGGTTCGAGGCGGGCGCGAGCGCGCCGGAGACCGCTCCCGCCGCGCGCGTCACGCCCCTCGCCCTCCTGCGCGCGGTCGATTTCCGGCGCATGAAGCTGGAGGCCGGAATCGAGGCGGCCATCACGCACCCGCATGCGGCGGCGATCGCGGGGGCGGTCGCCCAGGCGACCGCCATCGCAAGGCTGTTGCACACGCCCGCCGGCGCCCTCGACGTGCTGGGGTTTGCCCGCGGGCTGTCCCACGTCGTATCCGGCATCGAACCCGACCGTTCGTCGCGAGGCAGGACCGGGCGCGCGGGCTCCACGCTCCCGAGAAAGCTCGGGACCGAACTCACGGCTCTTCTTCTCCGCCGGGCGGAGATGGAGGAGATCCAGGAGGCTCTCGGGAACGGCGCTACCGTTGCGGAGGGGGTTCCCTTCGCGTGGGCCTGTTTCCTGCGCTCCCCCGAGGAGTATGCCTCCGCGGTGCTCGCCGCGGTGAACCTCGGCAACGAAGCGGAAGCGAA
Protein-coding regions in this window:
- a CDS encoding ADP-ribosylglycohydrolase family protein, coding for MDELSPTLLSKILRKRLETLGYGSLKKFVEDRKDFRYSYELLRQVVYRGRVPRAETLLSILQAMRFSPLQIHKLMEFPFGGYPQGATDPAGKASLSPEGGEPDMLPLSERQTTQQIGAGASTSEGTRGQTDLLPDSPEEIASSLALSLPKIPVKGNEDFWEMTRAIALQAEKKASRIARRDSDQPLLFEKEPEAIYQFLVRKGKVPSYMSKGETLSMEFAAEIDYRDRFRGALLGGAIGEILGRASQGLSPRDVRELFGGIERASAHAAGRGLGPDYPPPVCLLLSEALLAAQRLDPERIAAEYGKLRRMPGTVHQGEFARNLVDRGFPWFEAGASAPETAPAARVTPLALLRAVDFRRMKLEAGIEAAITHPHAAAIAGAVAQATAIARLLHTPAGALDVLGFARGLSHVVSGIEPDRSSRGRTGRAGSTLPRKLGTELTALLLRRAEMEEIQEALGNGATVAEGVPFAWACFLRSPEEYASAVLAAVNLGNEAEANGAMVGSLSGSYVGAAAIPEGFLSGLPWKEELIAAADGILGLARHDS